The Cervus elaphus chromosome 12, mCerEla1.1, whole genome shotgun sequence DNA window TATGTGGCCATTTAAAGCTGTTTGTGATCGTAAGCAAATTAACCTGAAACTTGATTACTGAATTGATAAAATAAGATAATGAAATCTTCACAGGGCTGTAGTGAGGAACATATGAAAACCTCCCATCACTGTGACTGGCACACAGTAGTAATCAATAAATCAAATGTGAATTCTTTCTCCCTATAAGATACATGACATCTTTCTAAAGAAAATGGATGAGGACATAAGAGGCTCTTAAAAATGAtccccactcaaaggcaaatccATAAGGCCCTTGTTACCTTGACTGAAGCTGGACCCTTCCAGTTCAAGTACTGCTCTAGTTCTGTGCCCTTGGCCCGGGCCCTGGAGGAGTCAAACACTTTCCTCTTGGAACCCTGCATCCTGCGGCAGATGCTGGAGTGTCTCTCCAGCCTGAGCAAGAGAAACTTTCGGCCACAGTGGCTGCACTCGCCCAGTTCTGGCTCTTCAGTGGGACATCTGGAGCCTGAAGAGTCTGGTGCCCTGGATGAGCTAGAATTGCTGGTGTATCTCCGCAAAGTGTTGAGCGGTGCTTCTGGAGCTTGAGAAAACTTCTCCTTCAATGGCCCTGAGACTGGGTCTCGGATTTTGTTATTGCTTGCCACCAGTATTTCCCTTTTGAGCTTCTGAATTCTATAATCAGAGAAATGGAATGGACTAGAATTCTCTTCAGATTGTCCCCAAGTTTCgtcttctcctgtgtctctgttGAAGACCTCCTCAGACCCGAATGCTGGAGAGAAGATAGGTTTGTACGTGGTGATGCTATTATCTTTAACTCTTCTCCGGGAGAGCACCATTCTCTGTagctctcttttttcattttcctcagcctgttctttttccttctggatCCTTCTGAGTTCCTCCTCCGTCTTCTTCAGCTTTTCCCTCAGAAGAGTCTCTTTTCTGCGGATTTCCTCCCCTAAGCTCTCCCCTGCAGCTTCTAGTCTTTGGATTTGCATCCACTCTGTCCTGCTGGCATTTGCCATGACCCTTTCCTCCTGAGTGGCAGCAACTGGACCAACCATCAATGAATTCACCCAGTTCCTTGAACCAAAGCTACTGTACGAATACTTTCTTGGCTCAGGGGTTCTTGGAGAAGCGTTCTGGTCCCCATCAGTGCCAGCCTCACCTGTACTATGGGACTTCCGATGAAACACTGGTTTCAAAGGGTATGCCCGGTCCACCCCCACTCGCTTCTTTGTCAAGGGGATGAATTCCTGGTCATTTGTTTTGGGATACCGGGACCGAGAGTCTGATGTGTAAAACAAACCCTTGGCTTGGCCCTGGGGATTGCTCCTTGGATCGTGCTGGCTCATTCCAGCACAGTGGGGATACGAATAGCTCTGGGCTTTTGTGCAGGTGTTCCACTTGGGGTGAGTGTAGAGATTATCCAGCATCAGTTCTTGGTTACTCAAAAGCTTCTGCTGGAAATTGTTCCTCGGGTGCCCTGCAGAGGACCGCTGGGAAGAGTCACTTTTTCTATAGGGGTCTTGCTTAGCTGAATGGAGCTCTGGAGCATCCCTTTTATTATGTGGGAGCATAACGCCCATAGGCAGAGGCAACGCCAACTGGAGACCAGCCATTCAGGGCCTGGACTGAAGCCTAGGGGAGAGTTAAACCAGACATATGTGAGGAGTTTGTCTGAGGTTCACCTCCACTGCTAAAGTATAACTGTTTCTACATCTGCCTACCCACATTTTCCCTTAGACTTTTTAGGGACACTGGTGCTGGGTCCACCAGAGCTTTCATTCAATAAGCATTTGATGAACGCTTACTGTGTTCTGTGGGTGCTTATTAGGTTCTGAGGATAGAAAAAGGAGTGTGACACAGGTGTTCTAGCCACCTACCTTTCCTTTATATCACTATCAGTCTCTGCCATACACAGTGATGCTCCCGCACACACAATAATACACTCCATAGCAGATGGAAAGAGTTACTGGATTGAAAGTCAGTTTTTAGGCCTGTGAAACAGGAGAAGCAGCTTCCCCTCGCTGGGGATTCGCCCAGAGTTACAGGACTGGAATTCGGGGGACGCAGGACTCTGAGTCCAGCCCCATCATTTTATAGGCGAGAAAACTTCAGCCCATTGGTAAGTGACCGGCACAAAAACTCCCAGGGCTTCCCTCCTGCTGGAACCGAGCTTGATCCTAAAGAGCACAGAACCGGTTCAGGGCATGCAGCAGGTGCCTGGCTGCCAAACCCTCACCCAAGAACCACACGATCCGGCCACCGCGGGTTTAGATCGGAACGCGGAAGTTGCGTTCTGTCCTGGAGGGTCATCCGGGACGTCCCCGACTTGTGACTCCGCTTCGGGGACAAGCCCTCGGCTCTTCAGTCCGTCGGGCCTTTGGGAGATCAAGGCGCTGACCCCATGCCTTCCCGCCCTTCCGCGTACCTGAGGCTCTTTTGGAGGCGGCTCCCGCTCAGGGGAAGCCGCAGGATTCAGGCTTCCTGACCACACGCCCTCCCGCAGCCGCCGGCCGCGCAGGCGCTCTCAGAGGGCGGCTGTTATTCCCGTTGCCTGGAGACGGGGGCACGTGCTcatgcccagcccagccccaccgCTGGGTggcggagggggtggggtggggagggggcgtgcGCAAGCGCAGTCCGCGCACCCGGGGCCGCCGGGGCCGCGGGCGCGGTCCAGCAGTGTCACTAGACGGGGTGTCCCGCCAACTCTTCAGCTCCGTCCAGCCCTGCCCTTGGGGAACGTGGGTAGGGGGTGGGAGAGGCTCTTCTGGGGCTCCATCAAAGAGCTTGTATTTTGCCCAGAGCGATGCTCTCCGATCATGGGGTGTGCCCTTCTCTGGCAAAAGACGGAGCGCCTAGATCCGCCCTCCGGTCAGTCTGCCGCAAGATCCCGGTGTCGGCCCTCCTCTTAGCGGGAGTGGGCATGCTGATCGCCTTTCTTGGCACGCTCGGCTGCTTGGTACGGGCCCCAGGTACGGCTGTCGACTCTTTCTCCATGCTTTTCCTCGCACAAAGTTTGGAGCTTGCGTCAGATTTTAGCAACTCCGCTAGGTTTTGCTACGCAGTCTCTTTCCGGGGAAGTTTTTGTAGCCAATCTCATTATTTTGATATTATGTTTTCCTCTCATGTGGTAACTCTGGCCCTGTCTTCTTAGGGCCCAAGAATGACTCAGACAAGTGTAATGATAATGAAGCTAACCACCAGATCCAAAATACTCAGTGTAACCTGGTTTCAACCCTAAAGATATTCCATAACTCGTTAACATCAAAAGAGAGTTTATTTGTCTTCATACTTCAGTTCATTTGTGCAAGCTGTTTGAAACAGGCAGCTTACTCTTTTTCCCTTGTAACTACTTAAAAAGATTCATGCACATGGAAAATAATATAGACAGCAGTGGTCAGTATTGCTACTTCAGCATGTCATATTGCAGTTTTTACATGTTATAAATTCCTTGGTGGCGCTCCAAAGCAGTCTTTTGATGCCCTGTTTTCTCTCCTAGTTGTCTCTCAACTGCCTTCTCTGTGTATGCATTTCCAGACGTTTCTCACTCTTTTCAAGGTCCCAATTATCTCAGCATGGGGCTTGCCTGTCATTAACTCCCAAAGCTCCTCTTTAGCCTGGCAGAATTTCCCAGGGTGCCTCCTTCCATCTTGACTTTTTTCCATCTTGtttctgaggaagaaaaaatCTTTGTCTTTCCTTGAGTTCTCTTGACTTAGTCCCTTTCAGTACCTTCCAGGAATTGACTCACCATACCCATCTATCTTGTTAACTTCAAGTTGTATCCATCCACACACTCttctttggttttaaaatatgcttagCTTTgccttacaaaaataaaaaaaaaaaaagcttaattt harbors:
- the ZC2HC1C gene encoding zinc finger C2HC domain-containing protein 1C encodes the protein MAGLQLALPLPMGVMLPHNKRDAPELHSAKQDPYRKSDSSQRSSAGHPRNNFQQKLLSNQELMLDNLYTHPKWNTCTKAQSYSYPHCAGMSQHDPRSNPQGQAKGLFYTSDSRSRYPKTNDQEFIPLTKKRVGVDRAYPLKPVFHRKSHSTGEAGTDGDQNASPRTPEPRKYSYSSFGSRNWVNSLMVGPVAATQEERVMANASRTEWMQIQRLEAAGESLGEEIRRKETLLREKLKKTEEELRRIQKEKEQAEENEKRELQRMVLSRRRVKDNSITTYKPIFSPAFGSEEVFNRDTGEDETWGQSEENSSPFHFSDYRIQKLKREILVASNNKIRDPVSGPLKEKFSQAPEAPLNTLRRYTSNSSSSRAPDSSGSRCPTEEPELGECSHCGRKFLLLRLERHSSICRRMQGSKRKVFDSSRARAKGTELEQYLNWKGPASVKAKPPRKSNWRQKHESFIRTLRQAREFQQVIAKGGNPSDLPPILPVENPDYIQCPHCSRHFAPKVAERHIPKCKTIKNRPPPPRKHYN